A genomic stretch from Cloacibacterium caeni includes:
- a CDS encoding NADH-quinone oxidoreductase subunit D, whose amino-acid sequence MKDNQLSNILSQYDAQEQVDGQLYTLNLGPTHPATHGIFQNVLTMDGERILHSEQTVGYIHRAFEKIAERRNFTQITTLTDRLNYCSAPINNIGWHMTVEKLLGIEMPKRVDYMRVIMMELARIADHLVCNSVIAVDTGALTGFTYVFQDREKIYDIYEQVCGARMTTNMGRIGGFERDFTPKFHELLKDFLKTFPARFQEFSNLVERNRIFMDRTIGAGPISAERALNYSFVGPNLRAAGVDYDVRVASPYSSYQDFDFNIPIGTGGDTYDRFMVRQQEIWESLKIINQAYNNLPEGDFHADVPEFFLPEKAEVYNNMEALIYHFKIVMGETDIPAGEVYHSVEGGNGELGFYLVSDGGRTPYRLHFRRPCFIYYQAYPEMIKGAVISDAIVTMSSMNVIAGELDG is encoded by the coding sequence ATGAAAGACAATCAATTATCAAATATACTTAGCCAATACGATGCTCAAGAGCAAGTAGACGGTCAATTATATACACTGAACCTCGGTCCTACTCACCCTGCTACACACGGAATTTTCCAAAATGTGTTAACCATGGATGGTGAGAGAATTCTTCATTCTGAACAAACCGTAGGTTATATTCACAGAGCTTTTGAAAAAATTGCTGAACGTAGAAATTTCACACAAATTACCACTCTTACAGACCGTTTAAATTATTGCTCTGCACCTATCAATAACATTGGTTGGCACATGACAGTAGAAAAACTTCTAGGGATTGAAATGCCAAAAAGAGTAGATTACATGCGTGTTATCATGATGGAATTGGCTCGTATTGCAGACCACTTGGTTTGTAACTCCGTAATTGCTGTAGATACAGGAGCTTTAACTGGTTTCACCTACGTTTTCCAAGACAGAGAAAAAATTTACGATATCTACGAACAAGTTTGTGGCGCTAGAATGACTACAAACATGGGTAGAATTGGTGGCTTCGAGAGAGATTTCACTCCTAAATTCCACGAATTATTAAAAGATTTCTTAAAAACTTTCCCTGCAAGATTCCAAGAATTTTCAAATTTAGTAGAAAGAAACAGAATCTTCATGGACAGAACCATCGGTGCTGGTCCTATTAGTGCAGAACGTGCATTAAATTACAGTTTTGTAGGTCCTAACTTAAGAGCTGCTGGTGTAGATTATGACGTGAGAGTAGCAAGTCCTTATTCATCATATCAAGATTTTGATTTCAATATTCCTATTGGTACTGGTGGAGATACTTATGATAGATTCATGGTTCGTCAACAGGAAATTTGGGAAAGTTTGAAAATCATTAACCAAGCTTATAACAATTTACCGGAAGGAGATTTCCATGCAGATGTACCAGAATTTTTCTTACCAGAAAAAGCAGAAGTATACAATAACATGGAAGCATTAATCTATCACTTCAAAATCGTGATGGGTGAAACTGATATTCCTGCCGGCGAAGTTTATCATTCTGTAGAAGGTGGAAACGGTGAACTTGGTTTCTATTTAGTAAGTGATGGCGGTAGAACTCCATACAGATTGCACTTTAGAAGACCTTGTTTTATCTATTATCAAGCGTATCCAGAAATGATTAAAGGTGCCGTAATTTCTGATGCAATCGTTACGATGAGTAGCATGAACGTGATTGCTGGAGAATTAGACGGATAA
- a CDS encoding NADH-quinone oxidoreductase subunit NuoE family protein, translated as MSETIAFKPETLEKVKQIIARYPEGKQKSALIPVLHLAQKEFGGWLDVPVMDYVASVLEITPIEVYEVATFYTMFNMQPVGKYVLEVCVTGPCMLRGSDDIVNYIKEKLGIKAGETTADGLFTLKPAECLGACGYAPMMQLGKFYHENLTKEKVDEILELCRQGQIALD; from the coding sequence GTGAGCGAAACAATTGCTTTTAAACCAGAAACTTTAGAAAAAGTAAAACAAATCATTGCAAGATATCCAGAAGGAAAACAAAAATCTGCATTAATTCCTGTGCTTCACTTAGCGCAGAAGGAATTTGGCGGTTGGTTAGACGTTCCTGTGATGGATTATGTAGCAAGTGTTTTAGAAATTACTCCAATAGAAGTGTATGAAGTAGCTACTTTCTACACCATGTTTAATATGCAACCTGTAGGAAAATACGTATTAGAAGTTTGCGTTACAGGACCTTGTATGTTAAGAGGAAGTGATGATATCGTAAATTATATCAAAGAAAAATTAGGCATCAAAGCTGGCGAAACTACTGCAGATGGTTTATTTACTCTAAAACCTGCAGAATGTCTTGGAGCTTGCGGTTATGCACCAATGATGCAACTTGGAAAATTCTATCACGAAAATTTAACTAAAGAAAAAGTAGACGAAATCCTTGAGCTTTGCAGACAAGGACAAATCGCTCTTGATTAA
- the nuoF gene encoding NADH-quinone oxidoreductase subunit NuoF, whose product MSKKLLLKNAHIEGIRHFDTYREHGGYQSVEKALKMTPDQIVEEVKTSGLRGRGGAGFPTGMKWSFLAKPEGVPRYLVVNADESEPGTFKDRYLMEFLPHLLIEGMIIASYALGSNTSYIYIRGEYAWIPDILEQAIDEAKKAGFLGKNILGSGFDLEIYVQRGAGAYICGEETALLESLEGKRGNPRLKPPFPAVKGLWQCPTVVNNVETIAAVVPIIDITGAEYAKIGVGRSTGTKLISACGNINKPGVYEIDMTITVEEFIYSDEYCGGIPNGKKLKACIPGGSSVPIVPANLLLKTASGEPRYMNYESLSDGGFATGTMMGSGGFIVLDEDQCVVKHTMTLAHFYNHESCGQCTPCREGTGWMYKILKKIESGQGEMKDIDLLWDIQRKIEGNTICPLGDAAAWPVAAAIRHFRDEFEWHINNPECLTRNYGIAHYADPLPVVEKQ is encoded by the coding sequence ATGAGTAAAAAACTTTTACTTAAAAACGCACACATAGAAGGTATCAGACATTTTGATACTTACAGAGAACATGGAGGTTACCAGTCTGTAGAAAAAGCATTAAAAATGACTCCAGACCAAATTGTAGAAGAAGTAAAAACTTCAGGTCTTAGAGGTCGTGGTGGTGCTGGTTTCCCTACAGGAATGAAATGGAGCTTCCTAGCAAAACCAGAAGGTGTGCCTAGATATTTGGTTGTAAATGCAGACGAATCTGAACCTGGAACTTTCAAAGACAGATATTTGATGGAGTTTCTTCCTCATCTTTTGATTGAAGGAATGATTATCGCATCTTATGCATTAGGTTCTAACACTTCTTACATCTACATCAGAGGAGAATATGCATGGATTCCAGATATTTTAGAACAAGCAATTGACGAAGCTAAAAAAGCAGGTTTCCTAGGTAAAAATATTTTAGGCAGTGGTTTCGATTTAGAAATTTATGTTCAAAGAGGAGCTGGTGCTTACATCTGTGGAGAAGAAACTGCACTTTTAGAATCACTAGAAGGAAAACGCGGAAATCCTAGATTAAAACCACCTTTCCCTGCGGTAAAAGGTCTTTGGCAATGTCCAACTGTGGTAAATAACGTAGAAACCATCGCTGCAGTAGTTCCAATTATAGATATTACAGGAGCAGAATACGCTAAAATTGGTGTAGGACGTTCTACAGGTACTAAATTAATTTCCGCTTGCGGAAACATCAATAAACCAGGAGTTTACGAAATAGATATGACCATCACTGTAGAAGAATTTATCTACTCTGATGAATATTGTGGAGGAATTCCGAATGGTAAAAAATTAAAAGCATGTATTCCTGGAGGTTCTTCAGTTCCAATTGTTCCAGCAAATTTATTGCTTAAAACAGCTTCTGGCGAACCAAGATACATGAACTACGAATCTCTTTCTGATGGCGGTTTCGCTACAGGAACTATGATGGGTTCTGGTGGTTTCATTGTTTTAGATGAAGACCAATGTGTGGTAAAACACACCATGACCTTAGCACATTTCTACAACCACGAAAGTTGCGGACAATGTACACCTTGTCGTGAAGGAACTGGATGGATGTATAAAATTCTAAAAAAAATAGAATCAGGACAAGGCGAAATGAAAGACATCGACTTGCTATGGGATATTCAGAGAAAAATTGAAGGAAACACCATTTGTCCATTAGGAGATGCAGCAGCTTGGCCTGTAGCAGCAGCAATTCGTCATTTTAGAGATGAATTCGAATGGCATATCAATAATCCAGAATGCTTAACCAGAAATTATGGAATTGCACATTATGCAGATCCACTTCCGGTAGTTGAAAAACAATAA
- a CDS encoding 2Fe-2S iron-sulfur cluster-binding protein, with translation MSEEIKKFKVTIDGQTTEVEPGTTILNAARQIGGKSVPPAMCYYSKLENSGGRCRTCLVEVSKGSEADPRPMPKLVASCRTTVMDGMEVKNLTSEKTQEARKAVTEFLLLNHPLDCPICDQAGECHLQDLGYEHGLQQTRNDFEKNTYDADDLGPNIKLNMNRCILCARCVLVANQLTNTREHGILFRGEHAEISTYLNKALDNDFIGNVIDVCPVGALTDRTARFASRVWFTKPVDATCTCSKCSGKAVLWMKGDEIVRVTARKDQYGEVEEFICNECRFEKKDVKHWNIEGPRHISRHSVISLNHYQKPEDAEVEKLEYENAKEISKKDNLE, from the coding sequence ATGAGCGAAGAAATTAAAAAATTTAAAGTAACCATTGATGGGCAAACTACGGAAGTAGAACCAGGTACTACCATTCTAAACGCAGCGCGCCAGATTGGTGGAAAATCTGTTCCTCCAGCAATGTGTTATTACAGCAAATTAGAAAACAGTGGCGGTAGATGCAGAACTTGCTTAGTAGAAGTTTCTAAAGGCTCTGAAGCAGATCCTCGTCCTATGCCAAAATTGGTAGCAAGCTGTAGAACTACAGTAATGGACGGTATGGAAGTGAAAAACCTTACTTCTGAAAAAACGCAAGAAGCAAGAAAAGCCGTTACCGAATTCCTTTTACTCAATCACCCACTAGATTGCCCTATTTGTGACCAAGCTGGTGAATGTCACCTTCAAGATTTAGGTTACGAACATGGTCTTCAGCAAACCAGAAATGATTTTGAAAAAAATACGTATGACGCTGATGATTTAGGACCAAACATTAAGCTAAACATGAACAGATGTATCTTGTGTGCAAGATGCGTTTTGGTAGCTAACCAATTGACGAATACTCGTGAGCACGGAATTCTTTTCAGAGGTGAGCACGCAGAAATCTCTACTTATCTTAACAAAGCTTTAGATAATGACTTTATTGGAAACGTAATAGACGTTTGTCCAGTTGGAGCATTAACAGATAGAACAGCAAGATTTGCAAGCAGAGTTTGGTTTACAAAACCGGTTGATGCTACTTGTACTTGTTCTAAATGTTCTGGTAAAGCAGTTCTTTGGATGAAAGGAGACGAAATCGTAAGAGTAACTGCCAGAAAAGATCAATACGGAGAAGTAGAAGAATTTATCTGCAACGAATGTAGATTCGAGAAAAAAGATGTAAAACACTGGAACATAGAAGGACCAAGACACATCAGCAGACATTCTGTAATTTCTCTTAACCACTATCAGAAACCAGAAGATGCTGAAGTGGAAAAATTAGAATATGAAAACGCTAAAGAAATTAGCAAAAAAGATAATTTAGAATAA
- the nuoH gene encoding NADH-quinone oxidoreductase subunit NuoH codes for MDLILFKTILVVSLFALSMAVAAYSTWAERKVAAIMQDRIGPNRSWKFGLLQPLADGGKFFFKEDFIPEKAEKFLFFFGPGLVMFISLITGAVIPWGKSLNIGGQSFDLQVANLDVGVLYLMGMVSIGVYGIMIGGWASNNKYSLIGAIRASSQMISYELAMGLSLLAIIMMNSSLDLKVIAESQSGWYGMKWNIFFQPLAFIIFFVAALAETNRAPFDLPECETELVGGFHTEYSAMKLGLFLFGEYVNLFISSALITTLFLGSYNFPGLAWIGENWGENAAGIASILAFLAKTIAVILTFMWIRWTLPRFRYDQLMHLGWKSLIPLALVNLLVTGALVLLNQHYQWI; via the coding sequence ATGGATTTAATACTTTTCAAAACAATACTTGTAGTATCACTTTTCGCCCTATCTATGGCTGTAGCAGCCTACTCTACTTGGGCCGAGAGAAAAGTGGCTGCCATTATGCAAGACAGAATTGGTCCCAACAGAAGCTGGAAATTCGGTTTACTTCAACCATTAGCTGACGGTGGAAAATTCTTCTTCAAGGAAGACTTTATCCCAGAAAAAGCAGAAAAATTCTTATTTTTCTTCGGGCCTGGTTTAGTAATGTTTATTTCACTAATTACAGGAGCCGTAATTCCTTGGGGAAAATCTCTGAATATTGGCGGACAATCTTTTGATTTACAAGTAGCCAATCTAGATGTAGGCGTTCTCTACTTAATGGGAATGGTTTCTATCGGTGTTTACGGAATTATGATTGGAGGCTGGGCTTCTAACAATAAATATTCATTAATCGGAGCAATTAGAGCTTCATCTCAAATGATTTCTTACGAATTAGCAATGGGGCTATCTCTATTGGCTATTATCATGATGAACAGTTCTCTAGACCTTAAGGTAATTGCAGAATCTCAAAGTGGATGGTATGGTATGAAATGGAATATCTTCTTCCAACCATTAGCATTTATCATCTTCTTTGTAGCAGCATTAGCAGAAACCAATAGAGCTCCATTTGATTTACCAGAATGTGAAACAGAATTAGTAGGAGGTTTCCACACAGAATATTCTGCGATGAAACTAGGACTTTTCTTATTCGGTGAATATGTAAACTTATTTATTTCTTCAGCATTAATCACTACCCTTTTCTTAGGAAGTTACAATTTCCCAGGATTAGCTTGGATTGGTGAAAACTGGGGAGAAAACGCAGCTGGAATTGCAAGTATTTTAGCATTCTTGGCTAAAACCATTGCCGTAATCCTTACCTTTATGTGGATTAGATGGACTTTACCAAGATTTAGATATGACCAATTAATGCACCTTGGCTGGAAATCATTAATTCCGCTTGCATTAGTAAACTTGTTGGTAACTGGAGCTTTAGTTCTTTTGAACCAACATTATCAATGGATTTAA
- a CDS encoding NuoI/complex I 23 kDa subunit family protein, giving the protein MKLTNRSKVASNKKMTFAEKIYLPAIIKGMGITGKHAIMTLTGKLPTVSYPEEQREFSKIYRGLHVLKRDDEGRERCTACGLCAVACPAEAITMTAGERTKEQKHLYREEKYAEVYEINMLRCIFCGLCEEACPKSAIYLTDRIVKPEQNRGSFIYGKDLLVESMENRIDISERQTESQKKALK; this is encoded by the coding sequence ATGAAACTAACCAATAGATCAAAGGTAGCTTCTAACAAAAAGATGACTTTTGCAGAGAAAATTTATCTCCCTGCAATCATCAAAGGAATGGGAATTACCGGAAAACATGCGATAATGACTCTTACTGGGAAACTACCTACGGTAAGCTACCCTGAAGAGCAAAGAGAATTTTCTAAAATTTATCGTGGATTACACGTTCTGAAGCGTGATGATGAAGGCAGAGAAAGATGTACTGCTTGTGGATTATGTGCGGTAGCTTGTCCAGCTGAAGCCATTACCATGACTGCGGGAGAACGTACCAAAGAGCAAAAACATCTTTACAGAGAAGAAAAATATGCCGAAGTATATGAAATCAATATGCTAAGATGTATCTTCTGTGGATTATGCGAAGAAGCTTGTCCTAAATCTGCAATTTATCTTACCGATAGAATTGTAAAACCAGAACAAAACAGAGGCTCATTTATCTACGGCAAAGATCTTTTGGTAGAAAGCATGGAAAACAGAATAGATATTTCTGAAAGACAAACAGAATCACAAAAAAAAGCTCTTAAATAA
- a CDS encoding NADH-quinone oxidoreductase subunit J family protein: MEQFLFFFIALVAVASAVYFVFARNPLYAILSLIVTFFSIAALYVLLNAQFLGIVQIIVYTGAIMVLFLYVLMMLNLNAKDESKKQNLTKFIGIFSAGILFVGMLGAYKGLSQSNVVQNIDSSIGLTKNLGKLLFNEYVLPFELASILILAGIVSAVLIGKKDL, translated from the coding sequence ATGGAACAGTTCTTATTCTTTTTTATCGCTTTAGTAGCGGTTGCAAGTGCTGTTTACTTTGTATTTGCAAGAAATCCTTTGTATGCAATTTTATCATTAATTGTTACTTTCTTTAGCATTGCTGCATTATATGTTTTATTAAATGCGCAGTTCTTAGGAATTGTACAAATTATCGTGTACACAGGAGCCATCATGGTGTTATTCCTTTATGTATTAATGATGCTTAATCTTAATGCTAAAGACGAAAGCAAAAAACAAAATCTCACGAAATTTATCGGTATTTTTTCTGCCGGAATCCTTTTCGTGGGAATGTTAGGAGCTTATAAAGGTCTTTCTCAATCGAATGTTGTTCAAAATATTGATAGCAGCATCGGTTTGACTAAAAACCTTGGAAAATTATTGTTTAACGAATATGTATTACCATTCGAACTCGCTTCTATCCTGATTTTAGCAGGTATTGTAAGCGCAGTATTAATTGGTAAAAAAGATTTATAG
- the nuoK gene encoding NADH-quinone oxidoreductase subunit NuoK, producing the protein MEVNSFLQNIPLNWYIILSTTLFCLGVLGVLVRKNAIIILGCVELMLNSVNLLLAAFSAYKGDGHGQILVFFIMVVAAAEVAVGLAIITMMYRNTRNVDVSIFNKLKG; encoded by the coding sequence ATGGAAGTCAATTCATTTTTACAAAACATACCGCTCAATTGGTACATCATTTTAAGTACTACATTGTTTTGTTTAGGAGTTTTAGGAGTTCTCGTTCGTAAAAATGCCATCATCATTTTAGGATGTGTAGAATTAATGCTTAATTCTGTAAATCTACTTTTGGCTGCATTTTCTGCTTATAAAGGAGATGGACACGGACAAATTTTGGTATTCTTTATCATGGTAGTGGCTGCTGCAGAAGTTGCAGTAGGTCTAGCGATTATCACTATGATGTATAGAAATACCAGAAATGTAGATGTAAGTATTTTTAACAAATTAAAAGGATAA
- the nuoL gene encoding NADH-quinone oxidoreductase subunit L gives MENLVYAIVLLPLIGFVINGLFGKRLPKALVGGLATLVVFAAFLISVSIFIGFPADGTPVIVKAFEWFTIGGIQVNFGFQIDQLSLMMMMIVTGIGSLIHLYSIGYMSHDKGFYKFFTYLNLFIFSMLLLVMGSNYLILFIGWEGVGLCSYLLIGFWYENTEYGKAARKAFIMNRIGDLGLLIGIFLIASQTNALDYLSVAQNASKFEFDGVVIMFITLSLFIGAMGKSAQIPLFTWLPDAMAGPTPVSALIHAATMVTAGIYLVVRSNFLYHLSPSTLDFILVIGLATSLIAAFIGLRQNDIKKVLAYSTVSQLGLMFIALGVEAYTSAMFHLMTHAFFKALLFLGAGSVIHAMSGEQDMRFMGGLKSKIPVTYWTFLIGTLAIAGIPPLSGMISKDEILVALWAKSPVIWGLTLFSAALTGIYMFRLLFLTFFGNFRGTEEQKHHLHESPISMTLPLVVLAILSVVGGFINLPHFIGHGEYQNLAHWLEPLYVYGAKHAEVPFNIEMILLAITLVMVATVFFIVRNIYVTKNKMAQPEENYKGWERLSAKKLLIDELYNATVVKPVEGLGKGTRMFDKLMDRFFNFVGFGAVDSGRAFKKFQNGNVENYVLIMSLAIGLILIVNFLLQ, from the coding sequence ATGGAAAATTTAGTATACGCAATCGTTTTACTTCCTTTGATTGGATTTGTAATCAACGGATTATTTGGAAAGCGCTTACCAAAAGCTTTGGTTGGCGGATTAGCTACATTAGTAGTATTCGCGGCTTTTCTAATTTCTGTAAGTATTTTTATAGGATTTCCTGCAGACGGAACACCAGTTATTGTAAAAGCATTTGAATGGTTCACCATCGGCGGAATTCAAGTGAATTTCGGGTTCCAAATAGACCAATTATCATTAATGATGATGATGATTGTTACAGGAATTGGTTCTTTGATTCACTTGTACTCTATTGGTTACATGAGCCATGACAAAGGTTTCTACAAGTTTTTTACTTATCTGAATTTATTTATTTTCTCCATGCTTCTTTTGGTAATGGGAAGCAATTACCTTATTCTTTTCATCGGTTGGGAAGGTGTAGGTCTTTGTTCTTACTTACTGATTGGTTTCTGGTACGAAAATACAGAATATGGGAAAGCTGCTAGAAAAGCTTTCATAATGAACAGAATTGGTGACCTTGGTTTATTGATTGGTATTTTCCTAATCGCTTCACAAACCAATGCACTAGATTATCTTTCTGTAGCACAAAACGCTTCAAAATTTGAATTTGACGGAGTGGTGATTATGTTTATCACGCTTAGTTTATTCATTGGAGCTATGGGTAAATCTGCACAGATTCCTTTATTTACATGGCTACCAGATGCGATGGCTGGTCCTACTCCGGTTTCAGCGTTAATTCACGCGGCAACCATGGTTACAGCTGGTATTTATTTAGTAGTACGTTCTAATTTCTTATATCATCTTTCACCGAGTACTTTAGACTTTATTCTTGTAATTGGTCTTGCTACTTCATTAATTGCAGCATTCATCGGTTTAAGACAAAATGATATCAAAAAAGTGTTAGCATATTCTACTGTTTCTCAGTTAGGACTTATGTTTATAGCACTAGGTGTAGAAGCTTATACTTCTGCTATGTTCCACTTAATGACGCACGCTTTTTTCAAAGCATTGTTATTCTTAGGAGCTGGTTCGGTAATTCACGCCATGAGTGGAGAACAAGATATGAGATTTATGGGAGGCTTAAAATCTAAAATTCCTGTAACGTATTGGACTTTCTTAATCGGAACATTAGCCATTGCTGGAATTCCGCCATTGTCTGGTATGATTTCTAAAGACGAAATTTTAGTTGCACTTTGGGCTAAATCTCCAGTAATTTGGGGCTTAACATTGTTCAGTGCTGCTTTAACTGGAATTTACATGTTTAGATTGTTATTCTTAACTTTCTTTGGAAATTTCAGAGGAACAGAAGAACAAAAACATCACTTACACGAAAGCCCAATTTCTATGACACTTCCTTTAGTTGTTTTAGCAATTCTTTCTGTAGTTGGTGGTTTCATTAATTTACCTCATTTCATAGGTCATGGTGAATATCAAAATTTAGCACATTGGTTAGAACCACTTTACGTATATGGAGCGAAACATGCAGAAGTTCCATTTAATATTGAAATGATTCTTTTGGCGATTACATTAGTAATGGTAGCAACGGTATTCTTCATCGTAAGAAATATCTATGTTACTAAAAATAAAATGGCTCAACCAGAAGAAAATTATAAAGGCTGGGAAAGACTATCAGCTAAAAAATTATTAATAGACGAACTTTATAATGCTACGGTAGTGAAACCTGTAGAAGGTCTTGGAAAAGGCACCAGAATGTTTGATAAACTGATGGATAGATTCTTCAATTTTGTAGGTTTCGGAGCAGTAGATTCTGGAAGAGCGTTTAAAAAATTCCAAAATGGTAATGTAGAAAATTATGTTCTCATTATGTCTTTGGCAATCGGTTTAATTTTAATTGTTAACTTTTTATTACAATAG
- a CDS encoding complex I subunit 4 family protein, with amino-acid sequence MLEALLLLPLIGSGLVFAFRNSNSKYLAVGIAFVQMFLTFYMLSLFNNVPTVDSPLQFEIVKPWSSYIKSTLHFGVDGMSMLLLLLTNILVPLIILSSFNENKKYNNNFYALILLMQFGLVGVFTALDGLLFYVFWEVTLIPIWFIAGLWGDEEKRIKVTTKFFVYTFVGSLFMFIGLIYVYNHAASFELTDLYNANLNEVQQVVVFWLIFLAFAVKLPIFPLHNWQPDTYTFSPTQGTMLLSGIMLKMAIYGVLRYLLPIAPTALLGTSGQVVMILSILGVVYGALIAIVHHDIKKIIAYSSLSHVGLMVAGIFASAILTAQGNFTFEGAQGALVQTFAHGINVVGLFYCADILIKQFKTRDIRQMGGYAKAAPKFATLFMILLLGSMGVPLTNGFIGEFILLKSIFDYDKVVVVFAGLTIILAAVYLLRMYGKAMFGTGDERVVSTLKDISNVEFVVLASLAVVVIVLGVFPSGVLEMVNSSLKFIYSSIKG; translated from the coding sequence ATGTTAGAAGCACTGTTACTTTTACCTTTAATTGGTTCAGGATTAGTTTTTGCGTTTAGAAACTCTAATAGCAAATATTTAGCAGTAGGAATTGCTTTCGTGCAGATGTTTTTAACATTCTACATGCTATCACTATTTAATAATGTACCTACGGTAGACTCTCCATTACAATTTGAGATTGTCAAGCCGTGGTCATCCTATATTAAAAGCACATTACACTTCGGTGTAGACGGAATGAGCATGCTTTTGTTATTATTAACAAACATTTTAGTTCCATTAATTATTCTTTCTTCTTTCAATGAAAACAAGAAATACAATAATAATTTCTACGCGTTAATTCTATTAATGCAGTTTGGTTTAGTAGGTGTTTTCACTGCTCTAGACGGATTATTATTCTACGTTTTCTGGGAAGTAACGCTTATCCCAATTTGGTTCATCGCTGGACTTTGGGGAGACGAAGAAAAAAGAATTAAAGTTACTACTAAGTTTTTCGTATATACTTTTGTAGGTTCATTATTTATGTTCATTGGTTTAATTTATGTTTACAACCATGCTGCATCTTTTGAACTGACAGATTTGTATAACGCTAACTTAAACGAAGTACAACAAGTAGTGGTTTTCTGGTTAATTTTCTTAGCTTTTGCTGTAAAATTACCGATTTTCCCACTTCACAATTGGCAACCAGATACGTATACCTTCTCTCCTACTCAAGGAACAATGTTGCTTTCTGGTATCATGCTTAAAATGGCTATTTATGGTGTTTTAAGATATTTATTACCTATTGCACCAACTGCTTTACTCGGAACTTCTGGACAAGTAGTGATGATTCTTTCTATTCTAGGAGTGGTTTACGGAGCGCTTATTGCGATTGTACACCATGATATTAAGAAAATTATCGCTTACTCATCGCTTTCACACGTAGGATTAATGGTGGCAGGTATTTTTGCTTCTGCTATTCTTACCGCTCAAGGAAATTTTACTTTCGAAGGAGCGCAAGGAGCTTTAGTTCAAACTTTTGCACACGGTATTAACGTAGTAGGTTTGTTCTACTGTGCTGATATTTTAATCAAACAATTTAAAACAAGAGACATCAGACAAATGGGAGGTTACGCTAAAGCGGCTCCTAAATTTGCTACACTTTTCATGATTTTATTACTTGGTTCTATGGGAGTTCCATTAACGAATGGATTCATCGGCGAATTTATTTTATTAAAATCTATTTTTGATTATGATAAAGTGGTAGTCGTTTTTGCAGGTCTTACTATTATTCTAGCCGCAGTTTATCTGCTAAGAATGTATGGAAAAGCCATGTTTGGAACCGGTGATGAAAGAGTGGTAAGTACCTTAAAAGACATTTCTAATGTAGAATTTGTAGTATTGGCAAGTTTGGCTGTAGTGGTAATCGTATTAGGAGTTTTCCCAAGCGGTGTATTAGAAATGGTGAATAGTTCGTTGAAGTTTATCTACTCTTCTATTAAGGGTTAA